One window from the genome of Populus alba chromosome 15, ASM523922v2, whole genome shotgun sequence encodes:
- the LOC118057135 gene encoding uncharacterized protein isoform X3 yields the protein MVDDDDGYRRCSRSAGKWRCKERAFSGKAYCEKHHLYSVERGLKRSMEKKSGNGGGVEVGSQRKKRQREGSEEDSGILAGEKEQKVSDHVGFGDQGVHDWFSVGNSDVLEWFDDVGAGNVGESFQLWQNEATACGNNGQVLGGEGFEDSFGGECGGTEVLGLDGKVFQVWDGEGFRLGESGLGASENGVVGLGDQGAPDLFCQVSPANVGNVGVGSSGGGIHGVFGEVNGKNGDITLSGESMEGLFGECKNGGMAASGEGVQCWCGEAGCASIDGEGIQGLFGETACENGGEGIESGCHRNGGGDDVEDDGKTNKKEVFGVEAVGIDDSSEFGGDDKGGEVSPVKRKRGRPKGLTKKKNDPRGQVKLGLGGDNVIGNGSDVGMIEMEMFSETSGVNGEGNRNNSVEDKQILGAGECIERSVGNEIVRPKAKRGRPKGSGKKQKDVAPEEKQCLPGDFLGNNNAGIESVTPATLENGRTTLLCAEDDETPGNKGGTETVTPKRRGRPKGSKNKNNGDTAGENQEMTGEAKGCIGSVVWTTILMGVKSETAIAGAEDREIPGEGTCANGKVEEIIAPKKRGRPKGSKKEENLAGDNREMPGETKDTTDCDNRTTRSMQLESERTTLEDAKDKELPDEVTGGKGIITPNRRGRPKGSKNKKKENLASGEAKVSVDSCDKTNIPRVLWNERITLLDEEENGGSHELPCGIVGYNESRDNEVRLAGCVNDMTTCLGENDGAMADDNIDSSFGVNDESKPKRKRGRPKDSKNKQKSLAGDRQQFPGDIMVSNDGADNKFRLMGFENWTTATFDGYKALCSHATIEGADNKASLIDLGNGMAALVGEKARKLPSEATGVSGDGQEIIEPSLDRMGSKNKPKNPAGDGWELPSDIVDRNGDAGNVIREVVLENRMVASSCEGHRVLSVEVTGHSREGNEIRMPRPRGRPKGSVKKKNLAGGHQELPGEVMSGNDGKDTVSLMGSENRMTARLGEEYWVLPGVATGHSGEAYDNIKSRRGRGRPKGSGNKKKNLAGGNQKLAGEVMYGNDGENAVRWMGLGNGMTTLIGEKHRALTGEATGHSEEGGIPKRKPGRPKGSKNKKTLAGCNQGLPGETMHGNDAGEKTLRLTSIDNGWAAPLGQCKIKCKSDGEDSIICLAGSESEGSMLEGEEDRIIATEAGTANPQSKIECAQPEASRRKKLSIAAKEEERQNGEFMGKGDGESIRPNNKQVRRKVLKSKRTILLAKSFDRILRQKYGMKKESGEDLGMDRDILAEQTGHLTNIKKRPRGRPPKHNRSENSNLLGANKKNEQKTLMCHQCCRNNRSGVVICSNCKRKRYCYECLAKWYPKRTHEEIEIACPFCRGNCNCRVCLKEDVVVLAGDDKADANAKLQKLLYLLHKTLPLLRHIQREQNSEIYVDSRIRGSQLTEEHVTKSLLDDDDRVYCDNCSTSIVNFHRSCPNPDCSYDLCLTCCSELRIGFKPGGNEAESSHQRFFERVDSQGALVHDQINENGKGVGSKTQVSDLESKCTADMSCKFPDWRAESDGRIPCPPKELGGCGTEILNLRRIFDANFVEEMIKSSEELTLNYQSPDIRLCEECYLCHPTSSTENGSKDFAVRKAAYRENSDDNFLYCPNALQLCDDDFEHFQLHWMRGEPVIVSHALERTSGLSWEPMVMWRAFKGAEKIIKEEAHRVKAIDCLDWCECRFRLIFSSFSRAI from the exons atggttgatgatgatgatgggtaCAGGAGGTGTTCAAGAAGTGCAGGCAAGTGGAGGTGTAAGGAGAGAGCTTTTAGTGGCAAAGCGTATTGTGAAAAACACCATCTTTATTCAGTGGAGAGGGGTTTGAAGAGAAGCATGGAGAAGAAGAGTGGAAATGGAGGTGGGGTTGAAGTGGGTTCTCAGAGAAAGAAGAGACAGAGGGAGGGAAGTGAAGAGGATTCAGGTATTTTGGCGGGAGAGAAGGAACAGAAGGTTAGTGATCATGTGGGTTTTGGAGATCAAGGGGTTCATGACTGGTTTAGTGTTGGGAATTCAGATGTTTTGGAGTGGTTTGATGATGTAGGTGCTGGTAATGTTGGTGAAAGCTTTCAGCTTTGGCAAAATGAAGCTACTGCATGTGGGAATAATGGGCAGGTTCTTGGCGGTGAAGGGTTTGAAGATAGTTTTGGTGGAGAATGTGGTGGTACTGAGGTTTTGGGTCTGGATGGTAAGGTTTTTCAGGTTTGGGATGGTGAAGGATTTCGATTGGGCGAGTCTGGTCTGGGTGCTAGTGAAAATGGTGTTGTGGGTCTAGGTGATCAAGGGGCCCCAGACCTATTTTGTCAAGTTAGTCCTGCTAATGTTGGAAATGTGGGCGTGGGTTCTAGTGGTGGAGGAATACACGGGGTATTTGGTGAAGTCAATGGGAAAAATGGTGATATAACCCTCTCTGGTGAAAGCATGGAGGGACTATTTGGTGAATGTAAAAATGGAGGTATGGCTGCTAGTGGTGAAGGGGTTCAATGCTGGTGTGGTGAAGCCGGGTGTGCTAGTATTGACGGTGAGGGAATTCAGGGCCTTTTTGGTGAAACTGCTTGTGAAAATGGGGGTGAAGGGATTGAAAGTGGATGTCATAGGAATGGAGGTGGAGATGATGTTGAAGATGATGGGAAAACGAACAAGAAGGAAGTTTTTGGTGTTGAAGCAGTTGGTATTGACGATTCAAGTGAGTTTGGTGGTGACGACAAGGGTGGAGAGGTTTCTCCAGTGAAACGCAAGCGAGGGCGACCCAAGGGTTtaacgaagaagaagaatgatccTCGAGGTCAAGTAAAACTTGGCCTAGGTGGTGATAATGTGATCGGAAATGGTAGTGACGTTGGGATGATTGAAATGGAAATGTTCAGTGAAACCAGTGGTGTCAATGGAGAAGGAAATAGGAATAACTCAGTGGAGGATAAGCAAATCCTTGGTGCTGGAGAATGTATTGAGAGATCAGTTGGAAATGAGATTGTGCGGCCAAAGGCAAAGCGTGGCCGACCAAAAGGTTCAGGGAAGAAGCAAAAAGATGTTGCACCTGAAGAAAAACAGTGCTTGCCTGGTGATTTTCTGGGCAATAACAATGCTGGCATTGAGTCTGTTACCCCGGCAACATTGGAGAATGGGAGGACTACTCTTCTATGCGCAGAGGACGATGAAACTCCTGGTAACAAGGGTGGAACTGAGACTGTCACACCAAAAAGGCGTGGGAGACCAAAGGgatcaaaaaataagaataatggAGATACTGCAGGTGAGAATCAAGAAATGACTGGTGAAGCTAAGGGTTGTATTGGTAGTGTTGTATGGACTACGATACTAATGGGTGTGAAGAGTGAGACTGCTATTGCAGGGGCAGAGGACAGAGAAATTCCAGGTGAAGGCACTTGTGCTAATGGGAAAGTAGAGGAGATCATCGCACCAAAGAAGCGTGGCAGACCAAAGGGTTCAAAAAAGGAGGAAAACCTTGCTGGAGATAATCGAGAAATGCCCGGTGAAACCAAGGATACAACTGACTGTGACAATAGGACTACTAGATCAATGCAGTTGGAGAGTGAGAGGACTACACTCGAAGATGCAAAGGACAAAGAATTGCCTGATGAAGTCACTGGTGGTAAAGGGATCATCACACCAAATAGGCGTGGCAGACCCAAGGGTtcaaagaataagaagaaggaAAATCTTGCCAGTGGTGAAGCCAAGGTGAGTGTTGATAGTTGTGATAAGACTAATATACCAAGGGTTTTGTGGAATGAGAGGATTACTCTTttagatgaagaagaaaatggaggCAGTCATGAATTGCCCTGTGGTATTGTGGGTTATAATGAAAGTCGTGATAACGAAGTCAGGCTGGCAGGTTGTGTGAATGACATGACTACTTGTTTAGGGGAAAATGATGGGGCAATGGCTGATGATAATATTGACAGTAGTTTTGGAGTGAATGATGAAAGCAAACCTAAGCGTAAGCGAGGGCGACCAAAGGACTCgaaaaataagcaaaaatcTCTTGCTGGTGACAGGCAACAATTTCCCGGTGATATCATGGTTAGCAATGATGGGGCTGATAATAAATTTAGGTTGATGGGTTTTGAGAATTGGACGACTGCTACTTTTGATGGATATAAAGCCTTGTGTAGTCACGCCACTATTGAAGGTGCTGACAACAAAGCTAGTCTGATCGATTTAGGGAATGGGATGGCTGCTCTTGTGGGTGAAAAAGCTAGGAAATTGCCTAGTGAGGCCACTGGTGTTAGTGGAGATGGTCAGGAAATCATAGAACCTAGTCTTGACAGAATGGGCTCCAAGAACAAGCCAAAAAATCCAGCAGGTGATGGTTGGGAATTGCCTAGTGACATTGTGGATAGAAATGGAGATGCGGGCAACGTAATCAGGGAGGTGGTTTTAGAGAATAGGATGGTTGCTTCTTCATGTGAAGGACATCGGGTATTGTCTGTTGAGGTCACTGGCCATAGCAGAGAGGGTAATGAAATTAGAATGCCCAGGCCACGCGGCCGACCAAAGGGCTcagtgaagaagaaaaatcttgcTGGTGGTCACCAGGAATTGCCTGGGGAAGTTATGAGTGGTAATGATGGCAAGGACACAGTTAGTCTGATGGGTTCAGAGAATAGGATGACTGCTCGATTAGGTGAAGAGTACTGGGTATTGCCTGGCGTGGCCACTGGCCATAGTGGAGAGGCGTATGATAATATAAAGTCTAGGCGTGGTCGTGGTCGACCAAAGGGCTCAgggaacaagaagaaaaatcttgCAGGTGGTAATCAGAAATTGGCTGGTGAAGTTATGTATGGTAATGATGGTGAGAATGCTGTTAGGTGGATGGGTTTAGGGAATGGGATGACTACTCTTATTGGAGAAAAACATAGAGCACTGACTGGCGAGGCCACTGGCCATAGTGAAGAGGGGGGAATTCCTAAGCGTAAGCCAGGCCGTCCAAAGGGGTCAAAGAACAAGAAAACTCTTGCAGGTTGTAATCAGGGATTGCCTGGTGAAACCATGCACGGTAATGATGCTGGTGAGAAAACACTGAGGCTAACTAGTATAGATAATGGTTGGGCAGCTCCTTTAGGCCAGTGCAAAATCAAGTGTAAAAGTGATGGTGAGGATAGTATTATTTGTCTAGCAGGTTCTGAGAGTGAAGGGAGTATGCTTGAAGGCGAGGAAGATAGGATAATAGCAACTGAAGCTGGCACTGCGAATCCCCAGTCTAAGATTGAGTGTGCTCAACCTGAAGCTTCAAGGAGAAAGAAGCTAAGTATTGCTgctaaagaagaagagagacagAATGGAGAATTTATGGGCAAAGGTGATGGTGAAAGTATAAGGCCAAACAATAAGCAAGTCAGACGAAAAGTCTTAAAGAGTAAGAGAACTATTCTGTTAGCTAAATCTTTTGACCGTATATTAAGGCAGAAGTATGGAATGAAGAAGGAAAGTGGGGAAGATTTGGGAATGGACAGGGATATTCTGGCTGAGCAAACTGGTCACTTGACCAATATTAAGAAGAGGCCTAGGGGAAGGCCACCAAAGCACAACCGAtcagaaaattcaaatttacta GGTGCCAACAAGAAAAACGAACAGAAGACCTTGATGTGCCACCAATGCTGCAGGAATAATAGGAGTGGTGTTGTCATTTGTTCTAATTGCAAAAGAAAGCGCTATTGCTATGAGTGCCTTGCGAAGTG GTACCCTAAGAGAACACACGAGGAGATAGAGATTGCATGCCCATTTTGTCGTGGTAATTGCAATTGCAGAGTAtgcctcaaggaagatgtagtTGTGCTC GCTGGTGATGATAAAGCTGATGCAAATGCCAAATTGCAAAAGCTTCTTTACCTGCTACACAAGACTTTACCTCTCCTCAGGCATATTCAAAGGGAACAGAACTCTGAAATATATGTAGACTCCAGGATCCGTG GTAGCCAATTAACAGAAGAGCATGTAACAAAATCTTTACTTGACGATGATGATCGAGTATATTG TGACAATTGCAGTACATCTATTGTTAATTTCCACAGAAGCTGTCCCAATCCTGATTGTTCCTATGATCTCTGTCTCACTTGTTGTTCGGAACTCAGAATAGGATTTAAGCCTGGAGGTAATGAAGCAGAATCTTCTCACCAACGATTTTTTGAAAGAGTAGATAGTCAAGGTGCACTTGTTCATGACCAGATAAATGAAAATGGAAAAGGAGTTGGTAGCAAGACTCAAGTGTCTGATTTGGAAAGTAAGTGCACAGCTGATATGTCATGCAAGTTTCCTGATTGGAGAGCAGAGAGTGATGGAAGGATTCCTTGCCCTCCTAAAGAACTGGGAGGCTGTGGTACCGAGATACTCAACCTGAGACGTATCTTTGATGCTAACTTTGTTGAAGAGATGATTAAGAGTTCTGAGGAACTTACTCTTAACTATCAGTCCCCAGATATAAGACTTTGTGAAGAATGTTATTTGTGCCATCCTACCAGTTCCACTGAAAATGGATCTAAAGATTTTGCAGTGAGGAAAGCAGCTTATAGGGAGAACAGTGATGATAACTTTCTGTACTGCCCAAATGCACTTCAGTTGTGTGATGATGACTTTGAACATTTTCAATTGCATTGGATGAGAGGTGAGCCTGTTATAGTTAGCCATGCACTTGAAAGGACTTCTGGTCTGAGCTGGGAACCAATGGTCATGTGGAGGGCTTTTAAAGGTgcagaaaagattataaaagAGGAAGCACACAGGGTTAAAGCCATTGATTGCCTGGATTGGTGCGAG TGCAGGTTCAGGTTAATATTTTCCAGTTTTTCAAGGGCTATTTAG